A genome region from Zestosphaera sp. includes the following:
- the hxlB gene encoding 6-phospho-3-hexuloisomerase: MQVFREAFVSISKFLNYSLNELSFEEIEKFIKKLVSVYYDSKKILVLGAGRSGLVGRAFAMRLSHLGYNVYVFGETINPPLNPGDMIIAISGSGRTKLVVTAAEVAKNLGAVVVSITSYPDSPLGRISDIVVRVPGRTKISGEDDYNVRQLMGIYEPLAPLGTLFEVAALVMLDAVIAELMARLGKTEEDLRSRHANIE, translated from the coding sequence GTGCAGGTATTTAGAGAGGCTTTCGTGAGTATTTCGAAGTTCCTGAATTACTCGCTTAACGAACTTTCTTTCGAAGAAATTGAGAAGTTTATTAAGAAGCTGGTAAGCGTGTACTATGATTCAAAGAAGATTCTGGTGTTAGGTGCTGGTAGGTCAGGTCTCGTCGGCAGAGCTTTTGCTATGAGGTTATCACATCTGGGCTACAACGTCTACGTGTTTGGCGAAACCATAAATCCTCCGCTAAATCCAGGAGATATGATCATAGCTATCTCAGGTTCTGGAAGAACGAAGCTAGTTGTTACGGCGGCTGAAGTAGCTAAGAACTTAGGAGCTGTCGTAGTGAGTATAACTTCTTACCCAGACTCGCCTCTTGGGAGGATCTCAGACATAGTCGTTAGAGTTCCTGGCAGGACGAAGATTAGTGGTGAGGACGACTATAACGTCAGGCAATTAATGGGTATTTACGAGCCTCTAGCGCCTCTAGGAACTCTGTTCGAGGTCGCAGCTCTAGTGATGTTGGATGCCGTCATCGCTGAGCTGATGGCTAGGCTAGGTAAGACAGAAGAAGACTTGAGGTCTAGGCACGCGAATATTGAGTGA
- a CDS encoding protein kinase, translating into MECIRLLSYPELSEDLIRKRLSKLLSLGFRSCVDLGDHELWGLKVLGKGHSSVVLAAEFANLGYVAVKVLRTDSKRDSLTLECDLMKRATPIAPEIYYCDEEFIIMELIKGVKLGDVAPNITSCRDLIMLYLKVLAAARYLDSKNITHKELNILREHVIIDDEGKIRIIDFESGFTGFACNVCRVFSSLFMRDRRIIECCSLKQDQKGLLLELLSSYKKTNSDILFTRLVKTIIDLCGSSSCECVG; encoded by the coding sequence TTGGAGTGTATTCGCTTACTGAGTTATCCTGAGTTAAGTGAGGACTTGATTCGTAAAAGACTTAGTAAGTTGCTGTCTTTAGGGTTTAGGAGCTGTGTTGATTTAGGAGACCACGAATTGTGGGGTCTTAAAGTTTTGGGGAAAGGTCATTCGTCAGTTGTTTTAGCGGCTGAGTTCGCGAACCTAGGGTACGTCGCAGTGAAGGTTTTGAGAACAGATTCTAAAAGAGATTCACTAACACTTGAGTGTGACTTAATGAAGAGAGCTACTCCCATAGCTCCCGAGATTTACTACTGTGATGAGGAGTTTATCATCATGGAATTAATTAAGGGAGTTAAATTAGGTGATGTAGCCCCTAACATAACCTCGTGTAGAGACCTTATTATGCTATACCTCAAAGTCTTGGCGGCCGCGCGCTACCTAGACTCAAAAAACATAACACATAAAGAACTAAATATACTGAGGGAGCACGTAATAATCGATGATGAAGGTAAGATCAGAATAATAGATTTTGAGTCTGGATTCACTGGATTCGCTTGCAACGTCTGCAGGGTTTTCTCGTCTCTGTTTATGAGAGACCGCCGAATCATAGAGTGTTGTAGTTTAAAACAAGACCAGAAGGGTCTACTCCTAGAATTACTGAGTTCCTATAAGAAAACAAATTCTGACATACTCTTTACGAGACTAGTCAAGACTATAATTGACTTATGTGGAAGTAGTTCGTGTGAATGCGTAGGCTAG
- a CDS encoding dihydrodipicolinate reductase translates to MSRSLKVVVYGVGPIGSLIVKLLDSKKGVELVGGIDVDPSKVGEDLGVVAGLGKSLGVKVVHDSTAWNFLKSVKPDVVIISTGTYLDRIYPQIVRAVSVGANVVSTSETLAYPWYRYPELSLLIDELAKKNGVRVIGTGVNPGFVFDALPAFLTSVSAEVHRIHVVRSLDASKRRYSFQKKYGISLTPEEFRLKMSAGEITAHVGYAESIMLLGCVLGVSIDKVEEGQEPIIAEEPMETQYFKISPGRVSGIHGWGVGYVNGREFVRLDLLASVGREDYDEVLIEGNPTTRWRCETGIPGDIATASMVVNVIPRVLQAPPGLLTMKDVMIPSACLGDYRWYAGKT, encoded by the coding sequence ATGTCTAGAAGTCTGAAAGTAGTTGTTTATGGTGTGGGACCTATAGGGTCCCTCATAGTCAAGCTCCTCGATTCTAAGAAGGGTGTTGAGTTAGTTGGCGGGATTGACGTAGACCCTTCTAAAGTTGGTGAAGACTTAGGTGTTGTAGCGGGACTAGGTAAGAGTTTAGGTGTTAAGGTAGTTCATGACTCAACAGCCTGGAATTTCTTGAAGTCTGTTAAGCCTGACGTAGTAATCATATCTACTGGCACGTACTTAGACCGCATATATCCTCAAATAGTTAGGGCGGTATCCGTGGGAGCTAATGTTGTGTCTACCTCGGAAACTTTAGCGTATCCTTGGTACAGATATCCTGAACTCTCCCTACTAATTGACGAGTTAGCTAAGAAGAACGGTGTTAGAGTTATTGGCACTGGCGTTAATCCAGGGTTCGTGTTCGACGCGTTGCCAGCTTTCCTGACGTCTGTTTCTGCTGAAGTACACAGAATACACGTAGTTAGGTCTTTAGACGCTTCTAAGAGGAGATACTCTTTCCAGAAAAAATACGGTATTTCTTTGACGCCAGAGGAGTTCAGGCTTAAGATGTCTGCGGGGGAAATAACTGCGCATGTAGGGTATGCGGAGTCTATAATGCTCTTAGGATGTGTTCTAGGAGTGAGCATAGATAAGGTTGAGGAAGGGCAGGAACCAATAATAGCTGAAGAACCTATGGAGACTCAGTACTTCAAGATTAGTCCAGGTAGAGTCTCAGGGATTCACGGGTGGGGTGTTGGCTACGTCAACGGTAGAGAATTCGTTAGGCTAGATCTGCTAGCATCTGTGGGTAGGGAAGACTATGACGAGGTGCTTATAGAGGGGAACCCGACAACACGCTGGAGGTGTGAGACAGGAATTCCCGGTGATATTGCTACTGCCTCAATGGTCGTTAACGTTATACCGAGAGTTCTTCAGGCACCTCCAGGACTCCTAACTATGAAAGACGTTATGATCCCGTCGGCTTGCCTAGGCGATTATAGATGGTACGCTGGGAAGACTTAA
- a CDS encoding aspartate aminotransferase family protein yields MVRWEDLRKSKEFYEEARKYLPGGVSYALRYFTPHPIYVAKAKGSRVWDVDGNEYVDYWMAHGAVVTGFGYEPILEAVREQLALGTHFGWCNEWEVKWAKAVTQWFSLDMVRPANSGTEANMYAIRLARAYTKKTKIGKFVGGWHGGYPELHVAVNYPYERPSSLDMQYFNTGHTVLLPYNDLDGVRSIVKKEDLAAILVEPVIGIAGCIPAEKEFLKGLRELADEEGFLLIFDEVITGFRFYKGAQHYYNVRPDIITAGKAVGGQYFAGAGAIVGSSEYLELLDQIARPKPEERVFHGGTFVGNPLTMRAGYVLVSELLSKGELFYEKLHSLGRRLIKGLEDSVERTCTQCHITGLGSMVGIHFTKEVPKNPLTSERTKNLRACEQLFIHMIERNTLFLTPTKPHLFLSVAHTLEEIDKFVTDFEEFLIRNTELVTRK; encoded by the coding sequence ATGGTACGCTGGGAAGACTTAAGAAAATCTAAGGAATTCTACGAGGAAGCACGGAAGTATCTGCCGGGAGGAGTCTCCTACGCTCTAAGGTACTTCACACCACACCCGATATACGTAGCTAAAGCAAAAGGGTCTAGAGTATGGGATGTTGACGGGAACGAATACGTTGATTACTGGATGGCTCACGGAGCAGTAGTTACTGGCTTCGGGTACGAGCCGATACTCGAGGCAGTAAGAGAGCAACTAGCTCTAGGGACTCACTTCGGGTGGTGTAATGAGTGGGAGGTTAAGTGGGCTAAAGCAGTGACTCAATGGTTTAGTCTAGACATGGTGAGACCGGCTAACTCAGGCACTGAAGCCAACATGTATGCTATCAGACTAGCTAGGGCATACACTAAGAAAACAAAGATAGGTAAATTCGTTGGTGGTTGGCACGGCGGCTACCCAGAACTACATGTAGCAGTGAATTACCCGTACGAGCGTCCGTCCTCACTTGATATGCAGTACTTTAACACAGGTCATACAGTCTTGCTTCCTTACAACGACTTAGATGGTGTGAGGAGTATAGTAAAGAAAGAAGACCTAGCAGCGATTTTAGTAGAGCCTGTGATCGGTATAGCCGGATGTATTCCAGCTGAGAAAGAGTTTCTTAAGGGGCTTAGAGAACTAGCTGATGAAGAAGGTTTCCTCTTAATATTTGATGAAGTCATAACGGGGTTTAGGTTCTATAAAGGTGCTCAACACTACTATAACGTGAGGCCAGACATAATAACTGCAGGGAAAGCTGTTGGAGGGCAGTATTTCGCGGGTGCAGGAGCCATAGTGGGTTCTTCAGAGTATCTAGAACTCTTAGACCAGATAGCTAGGCCTAAACCCGAGGAGAGAGTGTTTCACGGGGGAACGTTTGTCGGCAACCCCCTAACGATGAGGGCGGGTTACGTACTAGTTTCTGAGCTCCTTAGTAAGGGAGAGTTATTTTACGAGAAGCTTCACAGCTTAGGGAGAAGACTAATTAAGGGCTTAGAAGATTCTGTTGAGAGAACCTGCACGCAGTGTCACATCACGGGTCTTGGGTCGATGGTAGGAATACACTTCACTAAGGAAGTTCCTAAGAACCCCCTAACGAGCGAGAGAACCAAAAATTTGAGAGCGTGTGAACAACTGTTTATACACATGATAGAGAGAAACACTCTCTTCTTAACACCTACTAAACCACACTTATTCCTCTCAGTAGCTCATACACTAGAAGAGATAGATAAATTCGTCACTGATTTTGAAGAGTTTCTAATTAGAAATACCGAATTAGTTACGAGGAAATGA
- a CDS encoding deoxyhypusine synthase → MEEYPFTMGEVRSLEVGRRGLHELLLKMSDTAFQGRALGEAYQALIEMFSDSDVTIFLGLAGSMSTAGMWKIIKWLVENRYVDVVVSTGAIISEDIFEAMGFKYLKTHPCVDDNELLKHKLDRFYDTVASELDYRKMEGLIREFVESLPSGSIYSTAEFLHLFGEFLNKRGIDSIVAAAYRSGVPVFSPALVDSGYGMATLLPYRRGHKIVLDMVKDFYQIVEVGRRSSKLAAIYVGGGVPKDYVNLVTVAQTLIAEEEGLHDYYKPLEYVVQFTTDAPQWGGLSGATLEEAVSWGKVSPRAKKKVVYVDATIALPVIAHALVDGGVKRSHKTDLTWLFREVGR, encoded by the coding sequence ATGGAGGAATACCCGTTTACGATGGGGGAAGTAAGAAGTCTTGAAGTAGGCCGTAGAGGGCTTCATGAACTCTTACTAAAGATGAGTGACACGGCATTTCAAGGCAGGGCTTTAGGAGAAGCTTATCAAGCACTTATTGAGATGTTTAGCGATAGTGATGTAACGATATTTCTCGGCTTAGCGGGCTCGATGAGTACTGCGGGAATGTGGAAAATAATTAAGTGGTTAGTAGAAAACAGGTATGTTGACGTAGTAGTGTCTACGGGCGCTATAATAAGTGAAGACATTTTTGAAGCGATGGGCTTCAAGTACTTGAAGACGCACCCGTGCGTAGACGATAACGAACTGCTTAAGCATAAGCTCGACAGATTTTATGATACTGTAGCTAGCGAGCTTGATTACAGGAAGATGGAAGGACTTATTAGAGAATTTGTCGAGAGTCTTCCTAGCGGGTCTATCTACTCCACGGCAGAGTTCCTACACTTATTTGGTGAGTTCCTCAACAAGAGAGGAATAGACTCGATAGTAGCAGCAGCTTATAGGTCTGGCGTGCCAGTATTTTCTCCTGCGTTAGTTGACAGCGGTTACGGCATGGCGACCTTATTACCGTACCGCAGAGGACACAAGATAGTCTTAGATATGGTGAAAGATTTCTACCAGATAGTAGAGGTTGGTAGACGTTCGAGCAAGCTCGCCGCAATATATGTTGGCGGCGGCGTACCTAAAGATTATGTGAACTTAGTGACAGTAGCTCAAACTCTGATAGCTGAGGAAGAGGGACTACACGACTACTATAAGCCGCTAGAGTATGTGGTGCAGTTCACTACAGACGCGCCTCAGTGGGGTGGCTTAAGCGGCGCTACACTAGAAGAAGCCGTTAGTTGGGGTAAGGTTTCTCCCAGGGCTAAGAAGAAGGTAGTATATGTAGACGCTACTATAGCGTTACCTGTAATAGCTCACGCTCTAGTTGATGGGGGTGTTAAGAGGTCGCACAAGACCGACCTCACATGGTTGTTTAGAGAGGTGGGGAGGTGA
- the speD gene encoding adenosylmethionine decarboxylase, whose amino-acid sequence MDNDFIVGKHYYANLYDIDVEAATNEEELKNVVVRAAKESNMKLVEVKSWSFGGRKGGVSVIALVEESHIAVHTWVEYRYATVDVYTCGEQSDPLKGIELIIAYLKPRKYRLAYADRSQKTEETLVVPVS is encoded by the coding sequence ATGGATAATGACTTCATAGTTGGGAAACACTATTACGCTAACCTCTACGATATAGATGTTGAGGCTGCTACGAACGAAGAAGAACTCAAGAATGTGGTTGTGAGGGCTGCTAAAGAATCTAATATGAAGTTAGTAGAAGTTAAGTCTTGGAGTTTTGGTGGGAGAAAAGGAGGGGTTTCAGTCATAGCTTTAGTTGAGGAGTCGCACATAGCAGTCCATACATGGGTTGAGTACAGGTACGCCACCGTTGATGTCTATACGTGTGGTGAGCAGAGCGACCCTCTGAAAGGTATAGAGCTAATAATAGCATACTTAAAGCCGAGGAAATACAGGTTAGCGTACGCCGACAGGTCTCAGAAGACTGAGGAGACTCTAGTAGTGCCAGTGTCTTAA
- a CDS encoding dicarboxylate/amino acid:cation symporter produces MALGFVLGIIVGWVVSTTAPPEVKGPLSDWFKAFGDIFVRLIRIVIPPLIFFTIAAATASIANARRLGKILALMLVLYIVTTIIASVLGVIAATTIAPGVGLNLTSQQPPPTPPSGVDILLSFFQPDFSNLLVVGGAMTMIIFAIILGLAVTFLGDEGRKVANILSLGSKTMISFVRIIMYYAPVAVFMYASWLMIKYGPQMLGAYAKFLGGQYVFTLLHFFLIYSIVVWLGGLSPIKYFKAQMYPFLIAFTTRSSAATLPANMEAARRMGVPEEVFGVTLPIGATVNMDGTALYQVMSAIFVAQLFNIGLTPYHYGLVILAALIGSIATAAIPGGGTIMLAYVLAVMGLPLEGVGIMLVIDPLADAIRTAINVSGDNACTVLITKFLGYRLRS; encoded by the coding sequence ATAGCGCTAGGGTTTGTCCTAGGCATAATAGTTGGTTGGGTCGTGAGCACGACAGCCCCTCCCGAAGTTAAAGGACCGTTAAGTGATTGGTTTAAGGCTTTCGGCGATATCTTTGTTCGGTTGATTAGGATAGTTATACCGCCGCTAATATTCTTCACTATAGCTGCAGCTACTGCGTCTATAGCTAATGCTAGAAGGCTTGGCAAGATACTTGCTTTAATGCTTGTCTTATACATAGTTACAACAATAATAGCCTCGGTATTGGGCGTAATTGCGGCAACCACTATAGCGCCTGGTGTTGGCTTAAACCTCACTTCACAGCAACCGCCGCCAACTCCTCCCTCAGGAGTTGATATTCTGCTCTCGTTCTTCCAGCCAGACTTCAGCAACTTGCTAGTAGTTGGTGGCGCAATGACTATGATAATCTTCGCTATAATCTTAGGACTCGCTGTTACGTTCTTAGGAGATGAGGGGAGGAAAGTAGCTAATATACTCTCTCTAGGCTCTAAGACTATGATAAGCTTCGTTAGAATCATAATGTACTACGCGCCGGTAGCTGTGTTCATGTATGCTTCCTGGCTGATGATTAAGTACGGCCCTCAAATGCTGGGCGCTTACGCTAAATTCTTGGGAGGACAGTACGTATTTACTTTACTGCACTTCTTCTTAATATACTCTATCGTCGTGTGGTTAGGTGGGTTAAGCCCGATTAAGTACTTTAAGGCTCAGATGTATCCGTTCTTGATAGCTTTCACGACTAGATCTTCAGCTGCTACGCTACCTGCTAATATGGAGGCTGCTAGGAGGATGGGAGTTCCAGAAGAAGTCTTCGGAGTTACGCTACCTATAGGTGCTACCGTCAATATGGACGGGACAGCATTATATCAAGTAATGAGCGCTATATTCGTTGCTCAATTATTCAATATAGGCTTAACACCATACCATTACGGACTAGTAATTCTCGCAGCTTTAATAGGCTCTATAGCTACGGCAGCAATACCTGGTGGCGGCACAATAATGCTTGCTTACGTGCTAGCTGTGATGGGACTGCCTCTTGAAGGGGTTGGTATAATGCTGGTTATAGACCCCTTAGCAGACGCTATAAGGACAGCTATCAATGTCTCAGGAGATAATGCTTGCACAGTCTTAATAACTAAGTTCTTAGGCTATAGATTAAGGTCTTAA
- a CDS encoding MoxR family ATPase yields MSAVIEKSAEVLVEKENEVRLIIASILAEGHVLIEGVPGIAKTLTVKTIARLMNLDFKRIQMTPDLLPADVLGGYVYDTKQGTFVLKKGPIFTNVLLVDEINRGSPRTQSALLEAMQEKQVSIEGQSFSLDKPFIVLATQNPIEFEGVFPLPEAQLDRFLAKIDSTYTSTEGLKKILKEIDLIEENFNSLKPLLSKEDVLNAIKEVRRIRVDDAIYDYVVRLVEESRKHPAVRLGASPRAGIALVRLAKALAYIDSRRYVIPDDVKKVAKPVLSHRIIIKPEHEISGVTSDKVIEDILARVEVPKP; encoded by the coding sequence ATGAGTGCTGTAATAGAGAAGTCTGCTGAGGTTCTAGTAGAGAAAGAAAATGAAGTGAGGCTAATTATTGCGTCAATTCTTGCTGAAGGGCATGTCTTGATAGAGGGTGTGCCGGGTATAGCAAAGACGTTGACTGTAAAGACTATAGCTAGGCTCATGAACCTAGATTTTAAGAGAATTCAGATGACTCCAGACTTGTTGCCGGCTGACGTGTTGGGTGGTTACGTATACGATACTAAACAAGGAACTTTCGTACTTAAGAAAGGCCCCATATTCACGAACGTTTTACTAGTTGATGAGATTAATAGAGGTTCCCCGAGAACCCAGTCAGCCTTGCTTGAAGCTATGCAGGAGAAGCAAGTAAGTATTGAGGGTCAGTCTTTCTCGCTAGATAAGCCCTTTATAGTACTAGCTACTCAAAACCCCATAGAATTCGAGGGCGTGTTCCCACTCCCTGAAGCACAGCTAGACAGGTTCTTAGCTAAGATAGACTCCACGTACACTTCAACAGAGGGTTTGAAGAAGATCTTGAAAGAAATAGACTTAATTGAAGAAAACTTCAACTCATTAAAGCCACTCTTAAGTAAGGAGGACGTCCTCAACGCGATTAAAGAAGTTCGCAGAATTAGGGTAGATGACGCTATATATGACTATGTTGTAAGACTTGTTGAGGAGTCACGTAAGCACCCGGCTGTCAGGCTCGGTGCTTCTCCTAGAGCAGGGATAGCACTAGTAAGATTAGCTAAGGCTCTAGCATACATAGACTCGAGAAGATACGTAATTCCAGACGACGTTAAGAAGGTTGCTAAGCCAGTCCTCTCACACAGGATAATAATCAAGCCAGAACACGAGATTAGCGGAGTTACGTCAGATAAAGTTATAGAAGATATTCTAGCTAGAGTAGAGGTTCCGAAGCCTTGA
- a CDS encoding DUF4129 domain-containing protein, translating to MSTAFKNVIPALLLLTFLGLSLRCLLATAEDVVRIHTPDFPEYLSNVTNETTSATDYSEYFQIIKELFDLANSNVSFGELLTNPATREDLNELATLLNKSGDLENARRIEALRDYSSLSPQELLQSIDSDELKDLLQRYLESGLLNEEILKELNNMFLSGNISFEDYVKALYFLRETGGGELAMKADALLMSALLNSLADSTLKILSSANTDLRVSENSDISEALKSMIDFFSRESSASEGLTNTLESFLRSMSRPTPSVPAMKFPRFSIDLPALTPSFSLEPLTVFLPLTLVLAGVLVYLITKQRKFAAVLTRLPVIRSHLLEDLNVKSEVIRIYWSSVELLKKRVPMFPNETHREYLDKVLKNISSMGESFKRITEAYEKVRWGAQEEKLFIDNVRRAYEDLMRGIR from the coding sequence TTGAGCACAGCCTTCAAGAACGTGATTCCAGCCTTACTCTTACTCACTTTCTTAGGACTCTCTTTAAGATGCTTGCTTGCTACTGCTGAGGACGTGGTAAGGATACACACCCCTGATTTTCCAGAATACTTAAGCAACGTCACTAACGAAACCACTAGTGCGACTGATTACTCAGAATATTTTCAGATCATCAAGGAACTTTTTGACTTAGCTAACAGTAACGTGAGTTTCGGCGAGCTACTTACGAACCCCGCTACTAGAGAAGACCTTAACGAATTAGCTACTCTCCTGAATAAGAGCGGAGACCTGGAAAACGCTCGCAGGATTGAAGCTTTAAGAGATTATAGCTCTCTAAGCCCTCAAGAACTCCTTCAAAGCATAGATAGTGATGAGCTCAAAGACCTCCTTCAGAGATATCTAGAGAGCGGTCTCTTAAACGAAGAGATACTCAAGGAACTAAACAACATGTTTCTCTCTGGGAATATCAGCTTCGAGGACTACGTTAAGGCTCTCTACTTCCTCAGAGAGACAGGCGGTGGCGAGCTAGCGATGAAAGCAGATGCCCTATTAATGAGTGCTTTACTAAATAGCTTGGCAGACTCAACACTAAAGATTTTAAGTAGTGCGAACACGGACTTACGAGTTTCCGAAAATAGTGACATTAGTGAAGCCCTGAAATCTATGATAGATTTCTTTAGTAGGGAGTCTTCAGCTAGTGAAGGACTCACCAACACTCTTGAGAGCTTCCTGAGAAGCATGAGTAGACCGACGCCTTCAGTTCCTGCGATGAAGTTCCCGCGATTCAGTATTGACCTGCCTGCACTAACGCCTTCTTTCAGTTTAGAACCTCTAACCGTGTTTCTCCCACTAACACTAGTTCTGGCTGGAGTCTTGGTATACCTAATCACTAAGCAGAGGAAATTTGCGGCGGTCTTAACTCGATTACCCGTAATAAGAAGTCATTTACTAGAAGACCTAAACGTGAAGTCTGAAGTTATTAGAATTTACTGGAGTTCTGTCGAGCTACTCAAAAAGAGAGTTCCTATGTTCCCGAACGAGACTCACAGAGAGTACCTTGATAAGGTACTTAAGAATATCTCGAGTATGGGTGAGTCATTTAAGCGTATAACTGAGGCTTACGAGAAAGTCAGGTGGGGAGCACAGGAAGAGAAACTCTTCATAGATAATGTACGGAGAGCTTACGAAGACCTAATGAGGGGGATTAGGTAA